One Labrus mixtus chromosome 22, fLabMix1.1, whole genome shotgun sequence genomic window carries:
- the recql gene encoding ATP-dependent DNA helicase Q1 isoform X2, protein MDGVCRTNDVQAQLDSVESELELVELQIAELLQKQAELTDQKNSLLLKLEDACDAAQPSSSSSSSSKSSGAEPVMSKQELKRYDGTDFPWSKEAEKHLKDSFGLSKFRPLQLRAINLSLSGKDLFLVMPTGRGKSLCYQLPAVCSEGFTLVVTPLLSLMEDQIMYLKSIDVSAVVLNANSSKEHAKTVMAGMTDPKSPFKLLYVTPEKIAKSKLLMSRLEKSYKANLLSRIAVDEVHCCSQWGHDFRPDYKLLGILKRQFPKVPLLGLTATATSSVLKDCEKILCVQQPITITASFNRTNLYYEVRIKDSNNDASISDVAALIKSRYKDQSGIVYVFSQKDAESVASELQNRDILAYPYHGHMDPNDKSRVHRKWTANKIQVVVATVAFGMGIDKPDVKFVIHHTISKSIENYYQESGRAGRDDRPADCIVYYGFSDIFRISNMVVMENVGQQKLLQMVDYCQNLDRCRRSLMAVHFDEIWDDEDCNQMCDTCRDAKDFSTVDITQHAREVVQILELAESMDEKVTPLKLVEAWTGKGPAKRRKMIQTTSLSRLQAEAVVVRMLLLGYLKEDFSFTPYTTYFYLKLGRKAPLLKSATHTVSMKMRQTGAESAAAAVKAARGPVKAKEGKRSGQSAGDAPESKKVKTDLL, encoded by the exons ATGGACGGTGTTTGCAGAACTAATG ATGTTCAGGCTCAGCTGGACTCGGTGGAGTCGGAGCTGGAGCTGGTGGAGCTGCAGATcgcagagctgctgcagaagcAGGCGGAGCTGACGGATCAGAAGAActctctgctgctgaagctgGAGGACGCCTGCGACGCTGCTCagccttcatcctcctcctcatcttcctcaaaGTCCTCAGGGGCCGAGCCCGTGATGAGCAAGCAGGAGTTAAAGCGCTACGATGGGACAG ATTTCCCGTGGTCTAAAGAAGCAGAGAAGCACCTGAAGGACTCGTTCGGTCTCTCCAAGTTCAGACCGCTGCAGCTGAGGGCCATcaacctgagcctgtcaggCAAAGATCTGTTCTTAGTGATGCCCACAGGACGAGGGAAAAGCCTCTGCTACCAGCTGCCTGCAGTCTGCTCTGAGG gtttTACACTGGTCGTCACCCCCCTGCTGTCCCTGATGGAGGACCAGATCATGTACCTGAAGTCCATCGACGTGTCGGCAGTCGTTCTGAATGCGAACAGCAGCAAG GAGCACGCTAAGACAGTCATGGCTGGCATGACGGACCCAAAGTCCCCCTTTAAGCTGTTGTACGTGACCCCGGAGAAGATCGCCAAAAGCAAGCTGCTCATGTCCCGTTTGGAGAAATCTTACAAAGCAAACCTGCTGAGTCGCATCGCCGTGGACGAGGTTCACTGCTGCAGCCAGTGGGGGCACGACTTCAGACCGG attatAAACTGCTGGGCATCCTGAAGAGACAGTTCCCCAAAGTCCCGCTGCTCGGCCTCACCGCCACGGCGACCAGCAGCGTCCTCAAAGACTGTGAGAAGAtcctgtgtgtgcagcagccaatcaccaTCACCGCGTCCTTCAACCGCACCAATCTCTACTACGAG gttCGTATTAAAGACTCCAACAACGATGCATCAATAAGCGACGTCGCCGCTCTGATCAAGAGCAGATACAAGGACCAGTCAG GGATCGTGTACGTGTTCTCTCAGAAGGACGCAGAGTCGGTGGCGTCCGAACTTCAGAACAGAGACATCCTGGCGTATCCGTACCACGGCCACATGGACCCTAACGACAAGTCCCGAGTGCACCGCAAGTGGACCGCCAACAAGATCCAG GTGGTGGTAGCCACGGTGGCGTTCGGTATGGGTATCGACAAGCCTGACGTCAAGTTCGTCATCCACCACACCATCAGCAAATCCATCGAGAACTACTACCAGGAGAGCGGACGAGCAG GTCGAGACGACCGTCCAGCCGACTGCATCGTCTACTACGGTTTCTCTGACATCTTCAGGATCAGCAACATGGTGGTGATGGAGAACGTGGGCCAgcagaagctgctgcagatggTCGACTACTGCCAGAACCtagacag GTGTCGGCGCTCTCTCATGGCGGTTCATTTCGACGAGATTTGGGATGATGAAGACTGTAACCAGATGTGCGATACTTGTCGCGACGCAAAAG ACTTCAGCACGGTGGATATTACCCAGCATGCCCGGGAGGTGGTGCAGATCTTAGAGCTGGCGGAGTCCATGGATGAGAAGGTGACTCCTCTGAAGCTGGTGGAGGCGTGGACGGGGAAAGGACCGGCCAAACGCAGGAAGATGATCCAGACCACGTCTCTGTCCCGTCTGCAGGCGGAGGCTGTGGTGGtgaggatgctgctgctgggataCCTCAA GGAGGATTTCAGCTTCACTCCGTACACAACGTATTTCTACTTGAAGCTCGGCCGTAAAGCTCCTCTGTTAAAGAGTGCGACTCACACGGTCAGCATGAAGATGAGACAAACGGGGGctgaatctgctgctgctgcg
- the golt1ba gene encoding golgi transport 1Ba isoform X1 → MISLTDSQKIGMGLTGFGVFFLFFGMILFFDKALLAIGNILFVAGLAFVIGLERTFRFFFQKHKMKATGFFLGGVFVVLIGWPIIGVVLEVYGFFLLFRGFFPVIVGFIRRIPVLGSILNLPFISAYVDKAGESNTMV, encoded by the exons ATGATTTCGCTAACGGACTCCCAGA AGATTGGAATGGGACTAACAGGCTTCGGcgtgtttttcctctttttcggGATGATCCTGTTCTTCGATAAAGCCCTCCTGGCTATTGgaaat ATCCTGTTTGTTGCTGGACTCGCCTTCGTCATCGGGTTGGAGAGGACGTTCCGCTTCTTCTTCCAGAAGCACAAAATGAAGGCCACAGGTTTCTTCCTGGGCGGCGTGTTTGTGGTGCTGATTGGCTGGCCCATCATCGGAGTCGTGCTGGAGGTCTACGGCTTCTTCCTCTTGTTCAG GGGGTTCTTCCCCGTCATAGTGGGCTTCATCAGGAGAATACCCGTGCTGGGCTCCATCCTCAACCTTCCCTTCATCAGTGCA TACGTGGACAAAGCGGGCGAGAGCAACACGATGGTATAA
- the golt1ba gene encoding golgi transport 1Ba isoform X2, protein MISLTDSQKIGMGLTGFGVFFLFFGMILFFDKALLAIGNILFVAGLAFVIGLERTFRFFFQKHKMKATGFFLGGVFVVLIGWPIIGVVLEVYGFFLLFRGFFPVIVGFIRRIPVLGSILNLPFISAPS, encoded by the exons ATGATTTCGCTAACGGACTCCCAGA AGATTGGAATGGGACTAACAGGCTTCGGcgtgtttttcctctttttcggGATGATCCTGTTCTTCGATAAAGCCCTCCTGGCTATTGgaaat ATCCTGTTTGTTGCTGGACTCGCCTTCGTCATCGGGTTGGAGAGGACGTTCCGCTTCTTCTTCCAGAAGCACAAAATGAAGGCCACAGGTTTCTTCCTGGGCGGCGTGTTTGTGGTGCTGATTGGCTGGCCCATCATCGGAGTCGTGCTGGAGGTCTACGGCTTCTTCCTCTTGTTCAG GGGGTTCTTCCCCGTCATAGTGGGCTTCATCAGGAGAATACCCGTGCTGGGCTCCATCCTCAACCTTCCCTTCATCAGTGCA cCGTCGTAA